One stretch of Prionailurus viverrinus isolate Anna chromosome C1, UM_Priviv_1.0, whole genome shotgun sequence DNA includes these proteins:
- the INKA2 gene encoding PAK4-inhibitor INKA2 yields MDCYLRRLKQELMSMKEVGDGLQDQMNCMMGALQELKLLQVQAALEQLEISGGSPAPGCPESPRTQPQAPARPTACSSSNQPFGTKFPSCRSVCGRDLVPLTRAQLPEHQSCAQQGPELAEPEDWTSTLMSRGRNRQPLVLGDNVFADLVGNWLDLPELEKGGEKGEAGEPKGEKGQPRELGRRFALTANIFRKFLRSVRPDRDRLLKEKPGWVTPTASEPRAARSHKVKKRSHSKGSGHFPFPSTAEPRRGESPSTSCPKALEPSPSGFDINTAVWV; encoded by the exons ATGGACTGCTATTTGCGCCGCCTCAAGCAGGAGCTG ATGTCTATGAAGGAAGTGGGTGATGGCTTGCAGGATCAGATGAACTGCATGATGGGTGCGCTGCAAGAACTAAAGCTTCTTCAGGTGCAGGCAGCACTGGAACAGCTGGAGATCTCTGGAGGGAGTCCTGCCCCAGGCTGCCCTGAAAGCCCCCGGACACAGCCCCAGGCCCCTGCCAGGCCCACGGCCTGCTCCTCCTCCAACCAACCTTTTGGCACGAAGTTTCCGTCCTGTAGGAGTGTCTGTGGGAGGGATCTGGTCCCCCTGACCAGAGCACAGCTCCCAGAGCACCAAAGCTGTGCCCAGCAGGGGCCAGAGCTGGCGGAACCGGAAGACTGGACCTCCACATTGATGTCCCGGGGCCGGAATCGACAGCCTCTGGTCCTAGGTGACAATGTTTTTGCGGACCTGGTGGGCAACTGGCTGGATTTGCCGGAACTggagaagggtggggagaagggggaggcaggggagcccAAGGGGGAGAAGGGCCAGCCCCGGGAGCTGGGCCGCAGGTTTGCCCTCACAGCAAACATCTTTAGGAAGTTCCTGCGCAGCGTGCGGCCTGACCGAGACAGGCTGCTGAAGGAGAAACCGGGCTGGGTGACACCCACGGCCTCGGAGCCCAGAGCCGCCCGCTCACACAAGGTCAAGAAGCGGAGCCATTCCAAGGGCTCTGGACACTTCCCCTTCCCGAGCACTGCCGAGCCCAGAAGGGGGGAAAGTCCTTCCACAAGCTGCCCCAAGGCCCTGGAACCCTCACCCTCTGGCTTTGATATTAACACAGCTGTTTGGGTCTGA